CAACACCGCTGCAACCACGATGCAATCTACCCTAGATAAACTACGTAAATCAGGCATAGACATTGAGTGCGGTGATAACTGGATTCGAGGTCGTATGACACAACGCCCTCAGGCCGTTAGCTTCAGCACTGCCGAGCACCCTGGTTTTCCTACAGATATGCAAGCCCAACTGATGGCCCTGAACTGTATGGCTAATGGCACTGCTGTAATCGTAGAAAATATCTTTGAAAATCGGTTTATGCATGTACAAGAACTGATTCGCCTTGGCGCTAAAATCGAAACCGAAGGCCATACCGCCCATGTAAAAGGGGTAAACCAGCTGTTTGGTGCTCGCGTTATGGCAACCGACCTACGCGCCTCTGCTAGCCTTGTTATCGCTGGTCTAGCTGCCCAAGGCGATACTATTATTGATCGTATTTATCACTTAGATCGCGGTTACGACCGCATGGAAAATAAACTCGCAGCCGTTGGCGCTCACATTGAACGTCTACGTCAGGAATCCCTATGAGTCCCGCTAATCCAAACCGCCCATTGACCTTAGCCTTATCAAAAGGTCGCATTTTTGACGACACCCTGCCCCTGCTCAATCAGGCCGGTATCGAAGTCCTAGAAAACCCAGAAACCTCGCGCAAATTGATCTTGCCAACTAACTCGCCCGATATACAAATTATTATCGTGCGCGCTACCGATGTGCCCACCTATGTGCAATATGGTGCGGCTCACATTGGGATTGCGGGTAAAGATGTTCTGCACGAGCACATGGAGCAACACCCTGGCGGTTTGTATCAGCCTGTAGACTTAAATATTGCTCGCTGTCGCATGTCTGTTGCTGTACCCGAAGGCTTTGACTATCACAGTGCTGTTAAACAAGGCTCACGCCTACGTGTTGCAACAAAATACACACGTGCAGCCCGTGAACACTTTGCCAGTAAAGGCGTGTATATTGATCTTATTAAGCTCTATGGCTCTATGGAGCTTGCGCCTTTGGTCGGCTTGGCCGATGCCATCGTGGATTTGGTATCTACAGGCGGCACGTTGCGTGCAAACCGCTTAGTCGAGGTCGAGGAAATCTCTCAAATTTCCTCTCGTTTGATTATCAATCAAGCAGCCATGAAGACACGCCAAGCGCAACTACAACCGTTAATTGACACCTTAATGCACGCAGCGGTCGATCCAAAAAACCAAAACTAGGCGATTCGATATACACTAACCTTACGTATTTGCTTTGGAATCCCCTTTGTTATGTCCGTTATTCGTCGTTTGCAGTCCGATACTGCCAGTTTTTCTACCGACCTGCGTCAACTACTAGCCTTCGAGGCCACCCAAGACGCTTCTATTGAAAATGCCTGTAGAGACATTCTGCATCAAATCCGCCAACGTGGTGATGCCGCTTTAATCGAATACACCCATCGTTTTGATGGTGTACAGGTACAACATGCAGCCGATCTAGAAATCGGACACGATGAACTACAGCATGCTCTGGATACGCTTCCTGCCGATCAGCGTGCAGCCCTAGAGGCCGCAGCGCAGCGTATACGTCAGTACCACGAACATCAACGTGGTAAAAGCTGGACTTACACCGAGGACGACGGCACGACCTTAGGTCAACAGGTGACCCCCTTAGACCGTGTGGGCTTATATGTACCCGGCGGAAAAGCCGCTTACCCCTCTTCGGTGTTGATGAATGCCCTTCCCGCTAAGGTAGCCGGGGTTAGAGAACTCATCATGGTTACCCCCACCCCTAAAGGCGAACGCAATCAGTTGGTTTTGGCTGCCGCTGCCCTCAGTGGTGTAGACAAGGTCTACTCGATTGGTGGTGCTCAGGCAGTAGGTGCTTTAGCTTATGGTACAGAAACCATTCAACCCGTAGATAAAATTGTGGGTCCAGGTAACGCGTATGTCGCCGAAGCCAAACGTCGCGTTTTTGGTACAGTTGGCATCGACATGATTGCTGGCCCAAGCGAAATTCTCATCATCGCAGATGGGAGCGCCCCAGCAGAATGGGTCGCCATGGACTTGTTCTCTCAGGCCGAGCATGATGAGTTAGCCCAGTCCATTCTATTAAGCCCAAATGCCGATTATTTGGATGCAGTAGAAAACGCCATCGTAGAGCTTTTGCCCACGATGCCTCGCGCCGATATTATTCGTAAAAGCTTGGCCGACCGTGGCGCACTTATCTTAGTTAAAGATCTTCCCGAGGCCTGCGAAGTAGCTAACTTCATTGCCCCCGAGCACCTAGAGATCTCTACCGTAAACCCTGAAACCTGGCTTGAACACATTCGTCATGCTGGGGCTATATTTCTTGGCCACTACAGCTCTGAATCTCTCGGAGACTACTGTGCAGGGCCCAATCATGTTCTACCCACTTCTCGCACTGCGCGTTTTTCCTCACCCCTTGGTGTCTATGATTTCCAAAAACGCAGCAGTATTATTCAAGTGTCACAATCTGGCGCCCAAACATTAGGCCCTATTGCTGCAACTCTAGCCAAAGGCGAGGGCTTATATGCTCACGCCGCAAGTGCCGAATACCGGCTCCAGAACTCTTAACTTATCTTAATTACTATGCGTACTGCCGAAGTTACTCGTAATACCAGCGAAACCCGTATTCGCGTGTCTCTTAATTTGGATGGTACAGGTCGCCAAAGCCTAAACAGTGGTGTCCCGTTTTTGGATCATATGCTGGACCAAATTGCCCGTCATGGCATGATTGATTTAGATATTCACTGTGATGGCGACACACAGATTGATGACCACCATACCGTTGAAGACATTGGTATTACACTAGGCCAAGCCGTGGCAAAAGCCATTGGCGATAAAGCCGGTATTCGTCGCTATGGTCATGCCTACGTTCCTATGGACGAGGCGCTATCACGCGTTGCGATTGATTTCTCAGGTCGTCCTGGTTTATTTTATTTTGTGGACTTTACCCGTGCTCGCATTGGTAATTTTGATGTGGACTTAGCCCGTGAGTTCTTCCAAGGCTTTGTTAACCATGCCAACGCAACCGTTCACATTGATAACCTACGTGGTTTAAATGCTCACCACCAGTGCGAAACCATTTTTAAGGCTTTTGGCCGTGCAGTACGCATGGCACTGGAATTGGACCCACGTAGTGAAAACGTGATTCCTTCCACCAAAGGTGTTCTTTAATCCCAGCCCGTTAATTTTACGCTTTTATCGACTCTACATCATGTTACTCATTCCTGCCATCGACCTTAAAGACGGACGTTGTGTACGCTTGCGCCAAGGCGCCTTAGATGACGTTACAGTATTTTCTGATGACCCAGCAGCCATTGCTGAACAATGGTTAGATCAGGGCGCTCGCCGTCTGCATTTGGTCGACTTAAACGGCGCTTTTGCTGGAAAACCAGTAAACAAAGAGGCCATTGCCGCTATTTTAGATGCGGTTAATGACGAAATCCCCGTACAAATTGGCGGTGGCATTCGCGATTTAGACACCATTGAAACTTACTTAGACATGGGCATGCGCTATGTCATTATTGGCACCGCAGCCGTAAAAAGCCCTGGCTTTTTACGTGATGCATGTAGTGCATTCCCTGGCAGCATTATCGTGGGCTTAGATGCTCGCGATGGCAAAGTCGCTACTGATGGCTGGAGCAAAGTCTCACGTCATGATGTATTAGACCTAGCCAAAAAGTTCGAAGACTACGGCTGTGAGTCCATCATTTACACTGACATTGGTCGTGATGGCATGCTCTCTGGCGTCAACCTTGAAGCCACTGTGCGTCTAGCTCAACATGTCAATATCCCTGTAATAGCCTCTGGCGGCGTCACCGACATCAAAGACATTCAACAGCTCTGCGAAGTCGAAAACGAGGGCGTTGAAGGCGTGATTTTAGGTCGTAGTATCTACGAAGGCACCTTGGATTTCGCCAAGGCGCAAACCTTTGTTGACGAGTACGAAGCATGAAATCTGACCAATCTTGCCGTATTATCCCCTGCCTTGATGTAAACGCGGGTCGCGTTGTTAAAGGCGTAAATTTTGTCGATTTAGTCGATGCAGGGGACCCCGTTGAAATTGCACGTCGCTATGAAGAACAAGGTGCGGATGAACTCACCTTGCTTGATATTTCTGCTACCACAGAAAACCGTGACTCCATTTACTCTATTGTCTCTGAAGTCGCGCAAAGCATCTCTATACCACTCACTGTAGGTGGTGGTGTACGTGAGGTCTCTGATATACAGCGCCTAATGGATGCAGGTGCAAGCCGCGTGTCTATCAATAGTGCCGCCATCACGAATCCTGACCTAATCAAAGCCGCCAGTGAAAAGTTTGGTAAAAACAGTATCATTGTCGCTATTGATGCCCGTTTAAGCTCCGCTGAAGGCCAACCTAAAGCTTGGGAAATTTATACCCATGGTGGTCAGCGTGCCACAGGCATTGATGCCGTCGAATGGGCTCAACGCATGGAATCCTTAGGGGCAGGTGAATTACTTGTCACCAGTATGGATAAAGACGGGACTAAATCAGGCTTTGATTTAGCGCTCACCCGTGCGATTGCCGATGCCGTAACTATTCCAGTCACTGCCTCAGGTGGTGTAGGCAATCTTCAAGACTTAGCGGATGGTGTATTAAAAGGGGGTGCCTCTGCGGTATTGGCAGCCAGTATTTTTCACTATGGTGAACATACTATCGCTGAAGCCAAATCATTCTTGTCCGATCAGGGCATAACAGTACGATGACATCCTCCTGGTTAAAACAAGTGCGTTTTGACAGCAATGGCCTTATCCCGGCCATTGCTCAAGACCATCTCACCGGCAAAATTCTGATGGTGGCATGGATGAATGCCGAATCTCTAGCCCAAACCGTTGCCTCGCAGCGTGCCGTATACTGGTCTAGGTCTAGACAACGTTTATGGCGCAAAGGCGAAGAATCAGGTCATCATCAATCCGTCAAAGACATTCGTTTAGACTGCGATGCAGATGTGATTCTACTTACCATCGAGCAACATGGTGATATTGCGTGCCATACCGGCCGCAATAGCTGCTTTTATCAACGACTCAACACCGATGGTGATACACCCACATGGGAAATCACTGAACCAGTCCTTAAAGATCCGGATTCTATTTACTCATGAATGCTGATTTAGTGTTAACTGAACTCATGGCTGTATTAGCATCACGCCTACCCAAAGCAGGCGGTGATCCAGATAGCTCCTATGTGGCCAAACTGTATGCCAAAGGCCCGGATGCTTTTTTGAAAAAAATCGGCGAAGAAGCCACTGAATTAGTCATGGCTGCCAAAGATCAAAATCATCAAGCTATCGTTAACGAGACAGCAGACCTCTGGTTTCATACTTTAGTCGCTTTGAACTATTATGATGTTAATCCTAAAGAGATTTTCGCTGAACTAGCTAAACGCCAAGGTATTTCCGGTTTAGTCGAAAAAGCAAGCCGCCCACAATCCTAATGTGGCACAATACACTACTGAAATAGTCGTGTTAACTAATAATCTAATTACGAAGGTGTGTCATACACCCCATTGCACACATGAGTCAAAACTGCTTATTTTGCAAAATAGTAGAGGGCAGCATTCCCTCTACTAAAGTTTACGAGGACGATGAGTTCATCGCCTTCAAAGACATTAACCCCGTGGCTCCAGTCCATATCTTGCTGGTTCCTAAACACCATATTGTCTCCATGCAACAGGTCACAGGCGATGATGCTATGTGGTTGGGCAAAATGATGACGTTAGTACCTAAAATCGCTGCCGAAAATGGCTGTCGTGCAGGTGCCGAAGGTGGCTATCGTCTGGTCATCAACAGCGGAAAAGACGGTGGGCAGGAAATCGATCACCTACATTTACATATTCTTGGGGGCCCACGCCCTTGGAAAACCACAGCAACAGCAGTTGCATAACGGAGGCCCACCATGGGTAGTTTTAGTATTTGGCATTGGCTAGTAGTTCTTGTTAT
This Paenalcaligenes faecalis DNA region includes the following protein-coding sequences:
- the hisG gene encoding ATP phosphoribosyltransferase; the encoded protein is MSPANPNRPLTLALSKGRIFDDTLPLLNQAGIEVLENPETSRKLILPTNSPDIQIIIVRATDVPTYVQYGAAHIGIAGKDVLHEHMEQHPGGLYQPVDLNIARCRMSVAVPEGFDYHSAVKQGSRLRVATKYTRAAREHFASKGVYIDLIKLYGSMELAPLVGLADAIVDLVSTGGTLRANRLVEVEEISQISSRLIINQAAMKTRQAQLQPLIDTLMHAAVDPKNQN
- the hisD gene encoding histidinol dehydrogenase; translation: MSVIRRLQSDTASFSTDLRQLLAFEATQDASIENACRDILHQIRQRGDAALIEYTHRFDGVQVQHAADLEIGHDELQHALDTLPADQRAALEAAAQRIRQYHEHQRGKSWTYTEDDGTTLGQQVTPLDRVGLYVPGGKAAYPSSVLMNALPAKVAGVRELIMVTPTPKGERNQLVLAAAALSGVDKVYSIGGAQAVGALAYGTETIQPVDKIVGPGNAYVAEAKRRVFGTVGIDMIAGPSEILIIADGSAPAEWVAMDLFSQAEHDELAQSILLSPNADYLDAVENAIVELLPTMPRADIIRKSLADRGALILVKDLPEACEVANFIAPEHLEISTVNPETWLEHIRHAGAIFLGHYSSESLGDYCAGPNHVLPTSRTARFSSPLGVYDFQKRSSIIQVSQSGAQTLGPIAATLAKGEGLYAHAASAEYRLQNS
- the hisB gene encoding imidazoleglycerol-phosphate dehydratase HisB, whose protein sequence is MRTAEVTRNTSETRIRVSLNLDGTGRQSLNSGVPFLDHMLDQIARHGMIDLDIHCDGDTQIDDHHTVEDIGITLGQAVAKAIGDKAGIRRYGHAYVPMDEALSRVAIDFSGRPGLFYFVDFTRARIGNFDVDLAREFFQGFVNHANATVHIDNLRGLNAHHQCETIFKAFGRAVRMALELDPRSENVIPSTKGVL
- the hisA gene encoding 1-(5-phosphoribosyl)-5-[(5-phosphoribosylamino)methylideneamino]imidazole-4-carboxamide isomerase, which codes for MLLIPAIDLKDGRCVRLRQGALDDVTVFSDDPAAIAEQWLDQGARRLHLVDLNGAFAGKPVNKEAIAAILDAVNDEIPVQIGGGIRDLDTIETYLDMGMRYVIIGTAAVKSPGFLRDACSAFPGSIIVGLDARDGKVATDGWSKVSRHDVLDLAKKFEDYGCESIIYTDIGRDGMLSGVNLEATVRLAQHVNIPVIASGGVTDIKDIQQLCEVENEGVEGVILGRSIYEGTLDFAKAQTFVDEYEA
- the hisF gene encoding imidazole glycerol phosphate synthase subunit HisF, whose product is MKSDQSCRIIPCLDVNAGRVVKGVNFVDLVDAGDPVEIARRYEEQGADELTLLDISATTENRDSIYSIVSEVAQSISIPLTVGGGVREVSDIQRLMDAGASRVSINSAAITNPDLIKAASEKFGKNSIIVAIDARLSSAEGQPKAWEIYTHGGQRATGIDAVEWAQRMESLGAGELLVTSMDKDGTKSGFDLALTRAIADAVTIPVTASGGVGNLQDLADGVLKGGASAVLAASIFHYGEHTIAEAKSFLSDQGITVR
- the hisI gene encoding phosphoribosyl-AMP cyclohydrolase yields the protein MTSSWLKQVRFDSNGLIPAIAQDHLTGKILMVAWMNAESLAQTVASQRAVYWSRSRQRLWRKGEESGHHQSVKDIRLDCDADVILLTIEQHGDIACHTGRNSCFYQRLNTDGDTPTWEITEPVLKDPDSIYS
- a CDS encoding phosphoribosyl-ATP diphosphatase yields the protein MNADLVLTELMAVLASRLPKAGGDPDSSYVAKLYAKGPDAFLKKIGEEATELVMAAKDQNHQAIVNETADLWFHTLVALNYYDVNPKEIFAELAKRQGISGLVEKASRPQS
- a CDS encoding histidine triad nucleotide-binding protein, whose product is MSQNCLFCKIVEGSIPSTKVYEDDEFIAFKDINPVAPVHILLVPKHHIVSMQQVTGDDAMWLGKMMTLVPKIAAENGCRAGAEGGYRLVINSGKDGGQEIDHLHLHILGGPRPWKTTATAVA